In Thunnus albacares chromosome 1, fThuAlb1.1, whole genome shotgun sequence, the DNA window AAGACTGTACCTGACAATGTCATTCTTAAAGATACTGTTTGTGgcaagttgttgtttttctctgctacACAACTGACTCTTCTAAAAAGAAGTGtctagggtttttttttctggcaatGGAACAGTTTACTTTGAGAATCAACATCAGTACTGCCTGTACTATGAAGAGAACCATAacatagagaaaataaaatttaaagtaTAGCTGCTTGTACTGTTCTCATTGTTTGCTCTTTGCAAATTTCTCTATTTGAGTTTTACCCTCCTGGTGTTATTTATGCACAAGAGTTATTAAAAATGAgtaataaaacatcatttatatACCAATAGAGTAGTTTATTATAACTATACATTTATAGAAAATGTAACAGACACTATACAGAGGTATGTAAACTGGAAAAgtgtaagaataaaaaaaaagtatgctACAAAATCCAATTAAAAAACTTATAAAAACTTCATCAGAGCATAGCTAGTGGATAAAAAAGGTGATTCACATTCAACCAGAATGATTACACACAGTTACACTTGAtaggacaaaaaaaaccttccatGTGTTCTTGTTGCTCAGTGAATAAACGTGTTCAATATATGTCAAGGAGTAAATGGCGCTTAAAAATGATTGTCCTCGTTTCTCCTCTGCTTCTTCAGCTCCCGCACTGACCTGAAAGCTCTGACAGCTAACACTGCGccaaagatgaaaacaaacacacccagcACCCCAAAGAGACCTCCTGCGATATCAGCGCCGTGAAACTGGCACTCAAAGCCCTTGTGCCCTTTGCTCTTGTagagcttctctctctcctgacaGATGGGATTGTTGTAGGTTTCCCGCAGTTTAATAAAGTAGAAGGCCAGTGCGGGGATGTAGCCCAGGCCAATCAGGAAATTCAGCAGAGCCTCCCCGAGCAGCACAGGGGGCCAGCGGAAAGGGACTCTGAAAATCCCCAGGGCCAACATGGCACAGGCGTAGATCATCAAAACCCCTCCACAGGCCATGGTGAAGACATACGGAGGTCGCTTGAGCTGATGGAACAACAGATCCAGCTCCTTCACCCTTTCTGCATCGGCTCCAGTGAAGGCATTGGCTCCACCGAAATGATAATAGTAGATTCCACCGAGGCTGGCCAGGTCACGGTAACCCCCGTTGTTGCTGTATGGCACTCCGGcacagatgatgatgaggagattCACAAATACCTCCATAAGCTGGCAAAGACCTGGGAGACACAGGATATAAACTTTCCTGATATTAATGTATAGCAAAATGAAGCAATGAAACCAGAGCTGACACGATTGGTCGATGAATCATGTAGTTGATCAATATaactttagttatttttcatgaaaaaatgacaaacagctGCTTTTTGTCGCATAtaagaataaaaagaatatcAGAATATTGGTCAGATATAACCATGtgctctgggaaactgtgatgggcGTTTTTCACTAATATCTGACATTCCTTTATACAAAATTATTAACTGAATAATCAAGAAACTGATCAGcacattaattgataatgaaaagaatcaatTTATCTGCTGCAGTCCCAAATGAAGTGGAACGATTTAAAAAACATCCCTGGGCCTGTTTCAACTCAGCCCTTCAAAAGTACATAGACATAGTATGATCTATTATCACTAGAGGGCAACTGTTAAGTATGTGCTCTCTGCAGGTGATAACTGAAGGAATAACAAGCGTTTTCCTCAGGTTTCAACTTTAGAGCAAACAGCGCTGAATTTCCAAGTTAACTAGAAACTGCCCATTGCACCATCCTGAATTTTCAACCACTCTGTGCTTTAAATTCACTTTTAATGGATGATcgaaaggaagaaaaaaattaatttcaaaaaaTCTGGAGTAAATATTTTTGGGTGGGCCATCTGGGCAAATTTTAAATGTTGACAAGCATGAGCTTtgattaaaacttaaatttaacAGTCTCATagaaaaattataaaacaaacattacttGCCTCTACCGGTTAGGATATATCTGAGATTGTAAAGGGCTTGTTTGTGTTGTCGCTCGTTATATTCCTCTTCAGAGTGATACACTGACATCTCTCTGgacctgtaaaaaaaatacatgttttacagTGAGACGGGATGTCATTTTACACGGCAATGTAATGAAATGAGCTGCATGACTCAACACATCAATCTGTGTGGAAGACATGACAGTGAGTACACGAGCCTGTGTATACAAAGTATGTGGCCCCTTACAGTCTCGAGGGTCCTTGATGATCGTGGCCTCTGTAAGCAGGTGGCCCCTCATGAGAGGCGGTTGTCATGTCCCTCTGTCTCCTTTCTTTGGCCCTCCTGTCACCAGCAGAGCCTCTCTCGTCCATGTCTCTGGGCTTTTGGTTGCGATCTCTGCTGTCATACATGGAGTGGTCTGCATTGTGTGAATAGTCCCTGTCCCTGCTCTTGTACTCTGCATACTCATCACTCCTCTGGTGGTGTCTTCCCCTCTCTGGCATCGTCCTCTGCCTACAAAGGACGATTATGGACACAAATCCTATTATGGACCCTCATAAACAAAGATGGCTCATATCTCTGTAACTGACGCTGGTCTAGACAGTGAAGCAGCGTGAAGGATCATTTAATGAAGATTAATAGTTGAATGAAGTAAAGGACCACAGACTGAGGTTCATTCATATATGGCTAGTGGGGCAAGTGATGACATACAGTGGTCCCACATCTggagagcagtggtggaaagtaacatttacaagtacatttactcaagttatgtacttaagtacaattttgaggtacttgtatttccactttatgttactttatacttctactccactacatttcagggggaaatattgtacttttcagatgaagatttgacacaatggataatataacaagcttttaaa includes these proteins:
- the marveld3 gene encoding MARVEL domain-containing protein 3 isoform X1, translating into MENVSSGEGLSQHWSRQRTMPERGRHHQRSDEYAEYKSRDRDYSHNADHSMYDSRDRNQKPRDMDERGSAGDRRAKERRQRDMTTASHEGPPAYRGHDHQGPSRLSREMSVYHSEEEYNERQHKQALYNLRYILTGRGLCQLMEVFVNLLIIICAGVPYSNNGGYRDLASLGGIYYYHFGGANAFTGADAERVKELDLLFHQLKRPPYVFTMACGGVLMIYACAMLALGIFRVPFRWPPVLLGEALLNFLIGLGYIPALAFYFIKLRETYNNPICQEREKLYKSKGHKGFECQFHGADIAGGLFGVLGVFVFIFGAVLAVRAFRSVRELKKQRRNEDNHF
- the marveld3 gene encoding MARVEL domain-containing protein 3 isoform X2 translates to MPERGRHHQRSDEYAEYKSRDRDYSHNADHSMYDSRDRNQKPRDMDERGSAGDRRAKERRQRDMTTASHEGPPAYRGHDHQGPSRLSREMSVYHSEEEYNERQHKQALYNLRYILTGRGLCQLMEVFVNLLIIICAGVPYSNNGGYRDLASLGGIYYYHFGGANAFTGADAERVKELDLLFHQLKRPPYVFTMACGGVLMIYACAMLALGIFRVPFRWPPVLLGEALLNFLIGLGYIPALAFYFIKLRETYNNPICQEREKLYKSKGHKGFECQFHGADIAGGLFGVLGVFVFIFGAVLAVRAFRSVRELKKQRRNEDNHF